The following coding sequences are from one Chloroflexota bacterium window:
- a CDS encoding amidohydrolase family protein, with product MSVLTLPNIEPRLAAAIARAYNKWLFDFCQLDRTRLIGAGMLSVHDIKDAIDEARRAKEELGFRAVFLRSNIVNGKNWYDPEYDPLWDALEQLDLPLGFHEATGSRSRQTADWFDPNFAIRIIYSQPFEQMLGLGAFICGGVLARHPKLKVAILEANCSWVPWLLWRMDESYERQGDVFMRDLTMAPSEYFKRQCVVSVEPDEVTALPLMEDLGSHLVFSTDYPHIDSRYPEAVDAFLRLPISDDPKRRILWDNCARFYSVDVEPESTSAGSSERSAR from the coding sequence TTGAGCGTCCTAACGCTTCCGAACATCGAGCCCCGCCTCGCGGCTGCCATCGCCCGCGCCTACAACAAGTGGTTGTTCGATTTCTGCCAGTTGGACAGGACGCGGCTCATCGGCGCCGGCATGCTGTCCGTGCACGACATCAAGGACGCGATAGATGAGGCCCGCCGCGCGAAGGAAGAGCTGGGCTTCCGAGCCGTCTTCCTGCGCTCCAACATCGTGAACGGCAAGAACTGGTACGACCCCGAGTACGACCCGCTCTGGGACGCGCTGGAACAGCTTGACCTACCGCTCGGTTTCCACGAAGCCACCGGCTCACGATCGCGCCAGACGGCCGACTGGTTCGACCCGAACTTCGCGATCAGGATCATCTACTCCCAGCCATTCGAGCAAATGTTGGGCCTCGGCGCCTTCATCTGCGGTGGCGTCCTTGCGCGTCATCCGAAGCTCAAAGTGGCGATTCTGGAGGCCAACTGCTCCTGGGTGCCGTGGCTGCTCTGGCGCATGGACGAGAGCTACGAGCGGCAGGGCGACGTGTTCATGCGAGATTTGACCATGGCGCCCAGCGAGTACTTCAAGCGGCAATGTGTCGTATCCGTCGAGCCCGACGAGGTGACCGCCCTCCCCTTGATGGAGGATCTGGGGAGCCATCTGGTCTTTTCGACGGACTACCCGCACATCGATTCCCGCTATCCCGAAGCGGTCGATGCCTTCTTGCGACTACCGATATCCGACGATCCCAAACGTCGGATCTTATGGGACAACTGCGCTCGATTCTATTCGGTAGACGTCGAGCCAGAGAGCACCTCTGCTGGCAGCAGCGAGCGGTCCGCCCGATAA
- a CDS encoding dienelactone hydrolase family protein, protein MLADIDTRSVEKRNVTLSNGGDAFLARPPTSGSHPVIILMHERYGLVQHTMDLAVRFATEGHVALAPNLYFRLPNQEELKRGEGMASLDDKGVIEDIGACIDYVKGVGGADIGHLALMGVCATGRHPLVVAAARPEVTACVVFYGAAYAREWIPADTLSDYIKASRAPILGVFGELDNLIAIRDVRRLRDAIEDANRSYRIRLFPDAPHGYLNDTMPGRYRRPQAEEAWRLLIDFLDRVHSGGYPADRVQWSFEADSSVNYDFTKNVRLE, encoded by the coding sequence ATGCTGGCTGACATCGATACCAGGAGCGTCGAGAAGCGCAACGTCACGCTGAGCAATGGGGGCGATGCCTTTCTGGCCCGCCCACCCACTTCGGGAAGCCACCCGGTCATCATTCTCATGCACGAGCGTTACGGCCTGGTCCAACATACGATGGATCTGGCGGTCCGATTCGCCACCGAAGGGCACGTGGCCCTGGCTCCCAATCTGTACTTCCGGCTCCCCAATCAGGAGGAGCTGAAGCGCGGTGAGGGGATGGCGTCACTGGATGACAAAGGGGTGATCGAAGATATCGGCGCCTGCATCGACTACGTCAAGGGCGTAGGTGGAGCGGACATCGGCCACCTGGCCCTGATGGGTGTGTGCGCGACGGGCCGCCACCCCCTGGTGGTTGCCGCCGCCCGCCCAGAGGTCACAGCGTGCGTCGTGTTCTACGGCGCCGCCTACGCGCGCGAGTGGATTCCCGCAGACACGCTCAGCGACTACATCAAGGCGTCGCGGGCCCCCATCCTTGGGGTATTCGGCGAGCTAGATAACCTGATCGCCATTCGCGACGTGCGTAGGCTGCGCGACGCCATCGAGGATGCGAACCGGTCGTACCGAATCCGCCTCTTCCCCGACGCGCCCCACGGCTACCTGAACGATACGATGCCGGGCCGCTACCGTCGCCCGCAAGCCGAGGAGGCTTGGCGCCTGCTCATCGACTTTCTCGACCGCGTCCACAGCGGCGGATATCCCGCCGACCGGGTCCAGTGGTCGTTCGAAGCCGATAGCTCGGTCAACTACGACTTCACCAAGAACGTCCGCCTGGAATAG